TGGCTGCGGGTTGTGGCCGACGGAAGCGTCGTCTTCGAGGGGTTCGTGAGCGCGGGCGACCATCAGGTGTGGCAGGGCCAAAAGCAGGTCAGCCTTCGGGTCGGCAACGCGAGCGCCCTCGATGTGGCCGTCAATGGACAGGCCCTCGGCCGGCTCGGCAATCCGGGTGACGTCGTCGATCGGACGTTCACCGTCGGCGGCTCCGTCACCGCGCCCGCCGCTCCCCCGACCGCCGCGCCCTCGCCCGGTGCGCCGTCGAGCGCTCCGTCCGGTCCCGCACCGAGCGTTCCGTCCGGTGCGCCCCCCGCCGCGGCTCCGGGCAATCCGCCCCCGGCGACCCCGCCGAGTTCTCCCGCGAACAACAACAAGTGACGGGCGCGCTCCGGAGTCACCGCGAGGAGATCCGCCGGTGACGCGCGCGGAAATCGTGTCGGTCGGGACGGAGCATCTCCTCGGGCAGATCACGGACACGAACGCCGTGTGGTTGTGCAACGTGCTGGCCGATCTCGGCATCGCCGTCTACTACCGGTCGACCGTGGGCGACAATGTCCGCCGCGTGCAGGAGGTGTTTCGCGAGGCGCTCGGCCGCGTGGATCTCGTCATCGCCACCGGCGGACTGGGGCCGACGGACGACGATCTGACCGTCGCCGCGGTCGCCGAGGCGCTGGGGTTGCCGCTGGAGCGCAACGAAAAGGCCTGGGCGCACGTCCAGGAATTCTTCCGCCGCCGCAACCGCCCGTTGAGCAGCCAACAGGTGAAGCAGGCGATGCTGCCGCGCGGCGCCCGCATGATTCCCAACACCCGGGGCAGCGCGCCGGGCGTCATTCTCGAGCATGCGGGCAAGACAGTCGTCTTCACCCCCGGCGTGCCCCGGGAAATGAGGGGCATGATCGAGGATCACGTCGTCCCGTATTTGCGCGCCCGAGGGCTGGCCGGCGACGACGTCATTCGCTCGCGCATCGTTCGTGTCGCCATGGGCGAGTCGCTGGTGGAGGACCGGCTGCGCGATCTCATGCGGGCGGGGACCAATCCGACGATCGCGCCGTACGCGCACACGGGCGAGTGTCACCTCCGTCTCACCGCCCACGGCCAGGAGAACGTCGTCGACGGCCTGCTCGACGAGACCGAGCTGGCGATTCGCGAGCGCCTGGGCCGCGCTATCTACGCGGTGGGCGACCAGACCCTGGAGGAAACGGTCGCCCGTCTGCTGGCCGCGGCCAGGATGACGATCGCGGTCGCGGAATCGTGCACCGCCGGGCTCATCGCGCACCGGCTCACCCGGACGCCCGGCGCTTCGGTGTATCTCGACGGCGGCGTCATCGCCTACAGCAACGCGGCGAAGAGCCGGTGGCTTGGGGTGCCGCCGGATCTGATTACCCGCCATGGCGCGGTCAGCCGCGAGGTGGCCGGCGCGATGGCGGACGGCGCCCGCGCGCACGCGGAGACGGACCTCGCAATCGCGACGACCGGAATCGCCGGCCCGTCCGGCGGCGCGCCGGACAAGCCGGTGGGGCTCGTATTTCTCGCGCTCGCCCACGCCGGCGGCACGGAGGTCCGCGAAATGCGGTACGGAACCGAGCCGGGCCGGCAGGGCATCCAGTACCTCGCCTCGCAGACGGCGCTCGACGTGATTCGCCTGCACCTTCTCGAGCATACCGGGGACGGCGCATGAGCGGTACCGGCGGAGGTATTGCGGTCGCTCCGCCCGACCCCGCGGAGGCCGTTGAGCGGGCACGCCGGAGGTGACGAGGCGGGTGCCGGACGGCCGGGGCGAGACGAACCGGGGCGCCATCGCATCTTCATCGCCGTGCCGTTGACGGCGGACGTCCGCCGCGCCGCGGAGCAGGCGCGCCGGACGCTCGCGGTCCACGCCGATCGCTTCCGGTGGGTTGCGCCGGAGCACATGCATCTTACGCTCCAGTTCCTCGGCGACGTCACCTCGGCCGAAGTGCACCGCACCGTCGACGCCGCGCGGGACGTCGGGACGTCGGCGGCGCCGTTTGCGATCGCCTTCGCCGGCCTCGGCGCGTTTCCGTCGACCGCCGCTCCGCGCGTCGTGTGGGTGGGCGTGACGGGCGGCGCGGACCGGCTCATCGCCCTTGCCGAGGCGCTCCGGCGCGCGTTACGTACCCACCGCGTGCCGTGCGATGATCGCCCGTTCGCGCCGCACCTGACCCTGGCGCGCGTCAGGGGGAGCGGCCGTCCCCCTGATCTCAGGGCACTCCGCGAAACGTTCGGCGAGATCGCACTCGGTGGCCAGCGGGTGACGGAAATGGCGGTCGTGGAGAGCGTGCTCGGCTCCTCGGGTCCCACTCACACCGTTGTGGCCTCAAGCCGGCTGGACGGCGATCCCGGGGTTTAGGAAGGGCTGTGACGAATCCCATGGAGCGAGGCGTGGCGGCTTAGGAGGAGCATGGCGAGACGACTGCGTGATGGGCAAATGTTCACAGTGTGGCTTGACAGCCGAACAAACGTTTGGTATCGTGAGGCCAACTTAAACCAGCAAAACTCGCATAACTCGGCCGTCGACGCGGCGGAAGGAAGGTCCCGATGAACGAGCGGCAGCGCGCCCTGGACCTCGCCCTGACCCAGATCGAGAAGCAGTTCGGCAAGGGATCCATCATGAAGCTCGGCGAGCACCAGGCCAAGTTGAGCGTCGACGTGATCCCGACCGGCGTGCTGGCTCTGGACGTCGCCCTGGGCGTCGGCGGAGTGCCCCGCGGTCGGATCGTGGAAATCTACGGCCCGGAGTCGTCGGGCAAGACCACCCTCGGATATCACGTCATCGCCGAGGCGCAGCGTGAAGGCGGCGTCGCGGCGTTCATCGACGCCGAACACGCCCTCAACACCGAATACGCCCGCAACGTCGGCGTGGACATCGACAACCTCCTGATCTCCCAGCCCGACTCCGGTGAGCAGGCGCTCGAGATCGGCGAGATGCTCGTTCGGTCCGGCGCGATCGACGTGATCGTGGTCGATTCGGTGGCGGCGCTCGTGCCCCGGGCCGAGTTGGACGGCGAGATGGGCGATGCGCACGTCGGCCTGCAGGCCCGGCTCATGTCGCAGGCGATGCGCAAACTCGTCGGCGCCATCAGCAAATCCCGCACCACCATGGTTTTCATCAACCAGCTGCGCGAGAAGGTCGGCGTAATGTTCGGAAACCCCGAGGTGACGAGCGGCGGCCGCGCGCTCAAGTTCTATGCCTCCGTGCGCATGGAGATCCGCCGGATCGAGTCGCTGAAGTCCGGCGATCAGGTCATCGGCCAGCGCGTTCGGATCAAGGTCGTCAAGAACAAACTGGCCGCACCGTTCCGGGACTGCGAGGCCGACATCATCTTCCCGCGCGGGATCAGCAAGTCCGGCAGTTTGCTCGACGTGGCCGCGCTCCACGGCATCGTCCAGCGTGCGGGGACCTGGTTTGCGTACAAGGACATGAAGATCGGGCAGGGGCGCGATAACGCCCGCGAGTTCCTCGAGAGCAATCCCGAGCTGACTCGGGAGATCGAAGCGAGAACGCGGGAGAAGCTTGGGATCAGCCGCTCGCCGGTGTCTCCGGCGGCCTCGGATGCCGCGTCCTCTGCCGGCGGTCTGCCGCCCTCGGGAGGCAACGGCGTGGGTCCGGAAACGAAGCGCCCCGGATCGCCCGATGACGGGCGCCGAGAGGCCGCGGCGGCCGCCGCGGCCGTGAAGGGAGTACCGTCTCGGGCCCAGCGTTGAGCCCGGCAGGGAAAGTCCCTGCGGTCCGCGTCCGGGTTCCCGGCAGCCGCCGTCGTCCCACCGGGGCCGACCGCGGTGTCCGTCCGGGAGCCCGTGTAAGGGTCGAGGCCGCCGCACGTGTCGCTGAGATTCGTGCCCTCGACCGTGGACCCACGACCGCCGGTGAGGTCCGCCTCCTGATCTTCGACGACGGGCGCCGTCTGCATGTGGACGCCGAGCGGGTCTCCCGGCTCGGTCTCGAGCCCGGTCTCGTGCTCGCCCCGCCGGTGCTGACGATCCTCGAACGCGACGACGCCTATCGGCACGCCCGCGAAACCGCGGTGCGGCTGCTCGCCGCGCGTCCGCGCAGCATCGCCGAGTTGCGCGAACGGCTTCGGCGCGCCGGCGTGCCGGCGGAGCCGGCGGCGGCGGTGGTGGGCCATCTCGCGGACGCCGGCTATCTCGACGATCTCGAATTCGCCCGATCGTGGGTGCGCGGCCGGCTCGCGACCCATCCGTGCGGGCTGTTGCGGCTCCGGTCGGAGTTGCGTGAAAAGGGCGTCCCGAGTTCGCTGATCGAGCAGGCCATCCGCGAGGTGCACGGCGAAGAAGATGTCGCCGACGCGGAAGAGCGGCGCGCGCGCGATGTGGCGGTGCGCCGGCTCCACGCATACGCGCATCTCCCCTGGGAGGCCAGGGTCCGGCGGCTGGCCGGTGTCCTCCAGCGCCGGGGATTCGCAGCACAGACAATCGTACGAGTCCTTCGGACGGTGCAACGGCAGGGGGCCGCCGGAGGGCGGCCGGAGGTCCTGCGTCAGACGGGAAGCGACCGCGGTGACACGGATGCGTGACGGCCGCGCCCCCAGCCGGGCGGAATCCGATCAACTGCCGCTGGCGCTCGTCTCCGACGAACCGCCCCCCGAAGGGGATGGCGAGGTTGTGGCCGCCGCGCCCGTCTCCTCCGCGGTGCGCGACGATCTCGACCTCGTTGTGTCCGAGTTGCCTCGAAGCTCGGACCCCGATTCGCACGGGGCAGGCGGGCCGTCGCGTGCCGGGGAGATCCTCGACGGCCTGACCGACGAGCAGCGCCGGGCCGTCACCCACGCGGGAGGCCCGCTGCTGATCGTCGCGGGCGCCGGGACCGGCAAGACCGCCGTCATCACCCGCCGGATCGCCCACCTCATTACGACCCGCCTGGCCCGTCCGAGCGAAATCCTCGCGCTGACCTTCACCGATCGGGCCGCGGCCGAGATGGAGGAGCGGGTCGACCGGTTGGTGCCCTACGGCTACACCGACACCTGGATCAGCACGTTTCACGCCTTTGGCGACCGGGTGCTCCGTGAGAACGCGCTGCACATCGGCCTCTCGCCGGACTTCCGGGTGCTGAGCCGTCCCGAACAGGTGATCTTCGTCCGGGAGCGGCTCTTCCAGTTGCCCCTCGACTACTTCCGCCCGCTCGGCGATCCGACCCGGCACGTCGACGCGCTCATCACGCTGTGGAGCCGCGCCAAAGACGAAGACGTGCGGCCGGAGGACTACGCGGCGTACGCGGACCGCCTGGCGGCCGACGCCGCCTCGCAGCCGGAGAACGCGGTCCTCGCCGAGACGGCGCGGCAGCAGCGGGAGATCGCCGCCGCCTACCGCGCGTACCAGGCGATGCTGGCCGAGGCCGGCTGCGTGGATTTCGGCGATCTCATCATGCTGACGCTCCGGCTCCTCCGGGAGCACCCGTCCATCCGGCAGGCGTACCAGTCACAGTTTCGCCATGTGCTCGTCGACGAGTTTCAGGACACCAACTTCGCGCAGTTCGAATTGGTCCAGCTCCTCGCCGGCGACCGCCGCAACCTGACGGTGGTCGCGGACGACGACCAGGCAATCTACCGGTGGCGCGGCGCCTCCTACAGCAACATCGCGTACTTCATCGAGGCGTATCCCGAGGCCGGGACGGTCGTGCTCACCCGCAACTTCCGCTCGACGCAGCAGATCCTCGACGCGGCCTACCGTCTGATCCGCCACAACGACCCCGACCGCCTGGAAGTGCGGCAGGGCATCGACAAGCGCCTGCGCGCCGCCGCGGCGGCGGGCGCGCCGCCGCAGCACCTGCAGTTTGAGACCCTCGGCGAGGAGGCGGACGCCGTGGCCGCCCGGATCGACGGCGCCGCCCGCGCCGGCCGCTGGCGCCCCCGCGACGTGGCGATCCTCGTCCGCGCCAACCGGGACGCGGATCCCTTCATGCGGGCGCTCAACATGCGGGGCATCCCCTTCACGTTCACCGGCACGCGGGGCCTGTACGATCGCGAGGAGATTCGCCTGCTGACCGCGTTCCTACGCGTGCTGGCACATCCGGGGGACAGCATGTCCCTGTACCTCTTGAGCGCGTCGCCGCTGTACGAGGTGCCGCCGGCGGACCTGGCGGCCTGCATGAGTTACGGGCAGCGGCGCAACCGATCGCTCAATCAGATCTATCGGGCGCTGCCGCGGCTCGAGGATCTGGACGTCTCGGCGGAGGGACGGACAGTCGTCGCCCGTCTCGTCGACGACCTCGACGCGATGGGGCGCCTCGCCGCCACGATGGCCACCGGCCGCGTCCTGTATGAGTACGCGGTGACGCGGACCGGGTACGTCCACCGCCTCGCGGCCTCCCAGGATCCCGCCGACGGCCACCGGGTCGCCAACATCGCCCGGTTCTTCGATCTCGTCGCGCGGTACGGTGCGACCGCGCAGGTCGACCGGGTCCCCGCGTTCGCCGCCTATCTGGACCTCTTGATCGACGCCGGCGACGATCCGGCCACGGCCGAGGCGGACGCCGAGGTCGACGCCGTGCACATCCTCACGATGCACAAAGCGAAGGGCCTCGAATTCCCGGTCGTCTTCCTGGTGAGTCTCGTGGCGGAGAAGTTCCCGTCGCGGGCGCGCCGGGACCCGCTGGCGCTGCCGGACGCGCTCATGCGTGACCTCCTGCCGAGCGGCGACTTCCACCTGCAGGAGGAGCGCCGGCTCTGTTACGTCGGCATGACGCGCGCGCGGCGCGAACTGTACCTGACCGGTGCGTGGGACTACGGCGGCGTGCGCCGCCGCAAGGTGAGCCCGTTCGTGCTGGAGGCGCTCGATCTGCCGCGCATCGAGTCGATCCCCGGCCCCGCATCGCCGGCGCAGGCGATCGAGCGGCACGCCCCGCCCGTCCTCCTCCCGGGCGGGGACGGCGGGGCCGGCGGCCCAATCGTGCTGCTGCCGCCGTCCGAAGATCCGGTGCCGCTGTCGTTCCGGCAGGTCGACGACTATACGACGTGCCCGTACAAGTACCGGTACATTCATCTGCTCCGCGTACCGATTCTGCGGGACCACCGGATCGCGTACGGGGCCGCGCTGCACGAGGCGGTGCAGGAATACAACCGCCGGCGGGCGCGGCGGCAGCCGGTGACGGCGGACGATCTCGTCGCCACGCTCGAGCGCGCGTGGATCAGCGAGGGGTTCCTCAGCCGCGAGCACGAGGACCGGCGGCTCGAGGAGGGCCGCGCCGTCGTGCGCCGCTTCTTCGCGTACCAGGAGGCCGGCGGAACCGTCCCGACGTTCGTCGAGCGCGAGTTCCGGTTCCGGTGCGGCCCCGCCTACGTCCGCGGACGGTGGGACCGCGTCGACATCCGGGGCGACGAGGTCGTGGTCATCGACTTCAAGAGCACGGACGTGCGCACGCAGGAGGACGCCGACCGGCGCACGCGGGACAGCGACCAGCTGGCGATCTACGCGCTGGCCTATCAGCAGGTGCTCGGCCGGCCGCCGGACCGGGTGGAGCTGCACTTCCTCGGGCGGGAGATCATGGTGGGACGCGCCCGGAAGGACGCGGACGACATCGCGGAGGCCGGCGAGATGATCGAGCGCGCGGCCGCGGGCATTCGGGCCCGGCAGTTCGCCGCGACGCCCGATCCCTACCGGGCGTGCCCGTACTGCGCGTTCAAGCAGATCTGTCCGTTCACGGCGGCGCCGGAATGAGCCTGCGGCTGCTGCACACGTCGGACGTGCATTTGGGGGCGACGTTCAAGGTTCTCGGGGACCGCGGCGCGGAGCAGCGCAAGCAACTCCGGGAAACGTTTGCGCGGGTCATCGATCTCGCCCTGGCGGAGCGGGTGGACGCGATGCTCATCGCGGGCGATCTCTTCGATTCCGTGGCCGCATCTCGCGTGCACGCGGCGTTCGCGGCCGACCAGTTGGCCAGGCTGGGGCAGGCCGGCATCCCCGTCTGCGCGATCGCCGGGAACCACGATCCGCTCGGCGAAGGCAGCGCGGGCGTGTGGGCCGAGCTGGAGCGCCGCTGCCCCGGGCTGACGGTGTTCGGCCAGCAGCTGGGCGGGCGCGTGATCGCCGACCGCGATCTGACGATCGTGGGACGGTCGGCGCCGCGGCGCCTGTCCGCCGACAGTCCGCTCGCCGGGCTGCCGGTGCGCCGCGAGACGCGCTACCAAGTCGCCGTGGCGCACGGGAGCGTGGAACGGCCGGACTTCGAAGCGCGGTTCACGATGATCACGCCGCGGGAGATCGGCGCGAGCCAGGTGGACTATCTCGCCCTCGGCGACTGGCACTCGGCGCAGGACGTCTCCGCGGGCGGCGTCACCGCGTACTACAGCGGGGCGCCGGAACTGATCGACGCGGACGAGGCGCAGGCGGGCCACGTCTTGCTGGTCACGATTCCGGCCCCGGGCCGCGCGGAGGTGGAACCCCGGCGCGTCGGCCGCCGGCGCAGCGGGCGCCTCGCCGTCGATCTCGCAACGGCGGGGGACGGGGAGGCGATCGCCCGGCGCATCCGCGCCCAGGCCGATCCCGATCTGGCGCTGCGCGTCGTGCTGACCGGCCTCGGCGGCCCCGACAGCCGGGTGCTGGCCGCGCGCCTCTGCGACGAGCTGGCCGCGTCGTTTTTCCGCCTCGACGTCCGCGACGAGTCGCAGCTGCGGCCCGAGGTAGTCGACCCATCGCAGTACCCCGACCATACGGTGATCGGCCGCTTCGTCGGGGACATGTGGGAGCAGATCGCGGCGCGGCAGGGCGACGATCGGGCGCTCGCGGAAGAGGCTCTGGCCTACGGCATCGCCCTGCTGCAGGGGACGATGGAGCTGCCCCCCGGCGGGGGACAGGCCGCATGATCGTCCGCCGGATCCGGGTCCGTGCCTTCCGCAAACTCGGCGATCAGGAGATCGCGTTCGCCCCCGGACTCAACGTCATCCGGGGGCGCAACGACGCCGGAAAATCCACGCTGCACCTCGCGTTTTCAGCCGCGCTGTTTCCGATTCGTCCATCCGAGGCGAAGTCGTACCGGCCGTGGCACGAGGCCCAGACCCCCGGTGGGGGACCCCCCACCGGGGGCGAGGTCGCGTTGGAGTTCGAGGCGGACGGGCACCGCTATGAATTGCGCAAGGACTTCGGGTCGCAAAAGACGGCGCTGCGATCCGACGCCGGGGCGTGGGAGACCTCCAAGGATGCCGCGGAACGGGTGGGCGCGTTGCTCGGGCTGGGGAGCCTGGCGCTCTTTCGGGCCACGGCGCACATCGGGCAGTGGCAGTTGGCGGCCGTGCAGGACGAGTCGCGGGAGATCGGCGCCCACCTGTCTCGCATCATGACCGGGACCGACAGCGACGCGGCCCGGGTCCTCAAGACCATCGCCGACTGGATCCGGCGGCAGGAGGTCGGGCTGCGCGGCCGTCCGGCGACGGCCCCGGGTCCCCTGAAGCGGGACCAGGAGCGGCTCAAGGCGTTGGCGGACGAGCGCGGCCGGCTCGACGCGGATGTGAAGGACATCGAGAGCGCGGCCGCCGAGCGGGACCGGCGCGCCACGCGCATCGCCGCGCTGGAGAGCGCCGTCGCTGAGGACGAGGCGCTCCTCGCAGCCAACCGGCGGTTGCACGAGTTGGACCGCCGGTGGGAGGAACTGGGCCGGCGGGC
The genomic region above belongs to bacterium and contains:
- a CDS encoding competence/damage-inducible protein A; translated protein: MTRAEIVSVGTEHLLGQITDTNAVWLCNVLADLGIAVYYRSTVGDNVRRVQEVFREALGRVDLVIATGGLGPTDDDLTVAAVAEALGLPLERNEKAWAHVQEFFRRRNRPLSSQQVKQAMLPRGARMIPNTRGSAPGVILEHAGKTVVFTPGVPREMRGMIEDHVVPYLRARGLAGDDVIRSRIVRVAMGESLVEDRLRDLMRAGTNPTIAPYAHTGECHLRLTAHGQENVVDGLLDETELAIRERLGRAIYAVGDQTLEETVARLLAAARMTIAVAESCTAGLIAHRLTRTPGASVYLDGGVIAYSNAAKSRWLGVPPDLITRHGAVSREVAGAMADGARAHAETDLAIATTGIAGPSGGAPDKPVGLVFLALAHAGGTEVREMRYGTEPGRQGIQYLASQTALDVIRLHLLEHTGDGA
- the thpR gene encoding RNA 2',3'-cyclic phosphodiesterase codes for the protein MSGHAGGDEAGAGRPGRDEPGRHRIFIAVPLTADVRRAAEQARRTLAVHADRFRWVAPEHMHLTLQFLGDVTSAEVHRTVDAARDVGTSAAPFAIAFAGLGAFPSTAAPRVVWVGVTGGADRLIALAEALRRALRTHRVPCDDRPFAPHLTLARVRGSGRPPDLRALRETFGEIALGGQRVTEMAVVESVLGSSGPTHTVVASSRLDGDPGV
- the recA gene encoding recombinase RecA, translated to MNERQRALDLALTQIEKQFGKGSIMKLGEHQAKLSVDVIPTGVLALDVALGVGGVPRGRIVEIYGPESSGKTTLGYHVIAEAQREGGVAAFIDAEHALNTEYARNVGVDIDNLLISQPDSGEQALEIGEMLVRSGAIDVIVVDSVAALVPRAELDGEMGDAHVGLQARLMSQAMRKLVGAISKSRTTMVFINQLREKVGVMFGNPEVTSGGRALKFYASVRMEIRRIESLKSGDQVIGQRVRIKVVKNKLAAPFRDCEADIIFPRGISKSGSLLDVAALHGIVQRAGTWFAYKDMKIGQGRDNAREFLESNPELTREIEARTREKLGISRSPVSPAASDAASSAGGLPPSGGNGVGPETKRPGSPDDGRREAAAAAAAVKGVPSRAQR
- a CDS encoding regulatory protein RecX translates to MDAERVSRLGLEPGLVLAPPVLTILERDDAYRHARETAVRLLAARPRSIAELRERLRRAGVPAEPAAAVVGHLADAGYLDDLEFARSWVRGRLATHPCGLLRLRSELREKGVPSSLIEQAIREVHGEEDVADAEERRARDVAVRRLHAYAHLPWEARVRRLAGVLQRRGFAAQTIVRVLRTVQRQGAAGGRPEVLRQTGSDRGDTDA
- a CDS encoding UvrD-helicase domain-containing protein; amino-acid sequence: MRDGRAPSRAESDQLPLALVSDEPPPEGDGEVVAAAPVSSAVRDDLDLVVSELPRSSDPDSHGAGGPSRAGEILDGLTDEQRRAVTHAGGPLLIVAGAGTGKTAVITRRIAHLITTRLARPSEILALTFTDRAAAEMEERVDRLVPYGYTDTWISTFHAFGDRVLRENALHIGLSPDFRVLSRPEQVIFVRERLFQLPLDYFRPLGDPTRHVDALITLWSRAKDEDVRPEDYAAYADRLAADAASQPENAVLAETARQQREIAAAYRAYQAMLAEAGCVDFGDLIMLTLRLLREHPSIRQAYQSQFRHVLVDEFQDTNFAQFELVQLLAGDRRNLTVVADDDQAIYRWRGASYSNIAYFIEAYPEAGTVVLTRNFRSTQQILDAAYRLIRHNDPDRLEVRQGIDKRLRAAAAAGAPPQHLQFETLGEEADAVAARIDGAARAGRWRPRDVAILVRANRDADPFMRALNMRGIPFTFTGTRGLYDREEIRLLTAFLRVLAHPGDSMSLYLLSASPLYEVPPADLAACMSYGQRRNRSLNQIYRALPRLEDLDVSAEGRTVVARLVDDLDAMGRLAATMATGRVLYEYAVTRTGYVHRLAASQDPADGHRVANIARFFDLVARYGATAQVDRVPAFAAYLDLLIDAGDDPATAEADAEVDAVHILTMHKAKGLEFPVVFLVSLVAEKFPSRARRDPLALPDALMRDLLPSGDFHLQEERRLCYVGMTRARRELYLTGAWDYGGVRRRKVSPFVLEALDLPRIESIPGPASPAQAIERHAPPVLLPGGDGGAGGPIVLLPPSEDPVPLSFRQVDDYTTCPYKYRYIHLLRVPILRDHRIAYGAALHEAVQEYNRRRARRQPVTADDLVATLERAWISEGFLSREHEDRRLEEGRAVVRRFFAYQEAGGTVPTFVEREFRFRCGPAYVRGRWDRVDIRGDEVVVIDFKSTDVRTQEDADRRTRDSDQLAIYALAYQQVLGRPPDRVELHFLGREIMVGRARKDADDIAEAGEMIERAAAGIRARQFAATPDPYRACPYCAFKQICPFTAAPE
- a CDS encoding DNA repair exonuclease, which translates into the protein MSLRLLHTSDVHLGATFKVLGDRGAEQRKQLRETFARVIDLALAERVDAMLIAGDLFDSVAASRVHAAFAADQLARLGQAGIPVCAIAGNHDPLGEGSAGVWAELERRCPGLTVFGQQLGGRVIADRDLTIVGRSAPRRLSADSPLAGLPVRRETRYQVAVAHGSVERPDFEARFTMITPREIGASQVDYLALGDWHSAQDVSAGGVTAYYSGAPELIDADEAQAGHVLLVTIPAPGRAEVEPRRVGRRRSGRLAVDLATAGDGEAIARRIRAQADPDLALRVVLTGLGGPDSRVLAARLCDELAASFFRLDVRDESQLRPEVVDPSQYPDHTVIGRFVGDMWEQIAARQGDDRALAEEALAYGIALLQGTMELPPGGGQAA